Proteins found in one Sorghum bicolor cultivar BTx623 chromosome 1, Sorghum_bicolor_NCBIv3, whole genome shotgun sequence genomic segment:
- the LOC8057367 gene encoding phosphatidylinositol/phosphatidylcholine transfer protein SFH2, with the protein MANASKHLQPSSNAGNDRKYQGTLVASPAKAIAPKCVNRIMPSKQLILGGDSIGHVASFLIKVVALEAVRRVSKARCPFIWNSVQALQILVYPPFSWIQRWAPLKFLVQGIQKLSMPLLFLSVTTTVSELSSKRDDEPDNNTEHSETPSETNEVASTSGTSDAADGTKEIVQENWLVLLFRELEKQGITLPERFTEDELRRFYVAANGDFSSLLSSVKKTIRWRETFHILTLQELDKWSHLVFWHGFDTMLRPCLVIRLGLACSSIPPRDRPRFGQAVVSQIDHGVVNLTNEEDSRITVLLDCHGISPFRFPMQMMRSFITVVQENYPNRLGVLFVIRLPPVVRVIAQTFLQVLKPSTKQKLRFEGDSYKKTLAEFLQVVPAFLGGKCSCPQCEKPRNSSVIQAGEGSKSQPRLVSVDDGSPVTDFDFDEEEIPSAYSCENAIRAAIIGLLMMCIFVAFLAGMNDPTSVSPSAQ; encoded by the exons ATGGCGAATGCAAGCAAGCACTTGCAACCTTCAAGCAATGCAGGCAATGACAGGAAGTACCAGGGCACGTTGGTCGCTTCTCCAGCAAAGGCCATTGCGCCTAAGTGTGTGAACCGCATCATGCCATCGAAGCAACTGATCTTGGGTGGGGATTCAATAGGCCATGTGGCATCATTTCTGATTAAAGTCGTTGCTCTTGAGGCAGTCAGAAGAGTTTCTAAAGCAAGATGCCCTTTCATTTGGAATTCTGTTCAAGCATTGCAGATCCTTGTGTATCCTCCATTTAGTTGGATCCAAAGATGGGCACCACTCAAATTTCTCGTGCAGGGAATTCAG AAACTATCCATGCCACTGTTGTTTCTGTCAGTCACAACAACAGTAAGTGAGCTGTCTTCCAAGCGCGACGATGAACCAGATAACAATACAGAACATTCCGAGACGCCTTCTGAAACAAATGAAGTGGCATCAACTTCTGGTACAAG CGATGCTGCTGATGGCACAAAGGAAATCGTGCAAGAGAACTGGCTTGTGTTACTTTTCAGGGAGCTTGAGAAGCAAGGCATCACTTTGCCCGAGAG GTTTACTGAAGATGAGTTACGCAGATTTTATGTCGCTGCAAATGGTGACTTTTCAAGTTTACTCTCATCGGTTAAGAAGACAATTCGTTGGAGGGAAACATTTCACATACTTACATTGCAAGAACTTGATAAATGGTCTCACTTAGTCTTTTGGCATGGATTTGACACGAtgcttcggccttgtttagtaatTCGTCTCGGACTTGCATGCTCCAGCATACCACCTCGTGACAGACCCCGTTTCGGGCAAGCAGTAG TTTCTCAAATTGACCATGGTGTTGTAAATTTGACCAATGAAGAAGATTCAAGAATTACCGTTTTGCTGGATTGCCATGGGATTTCTCCATTCAGATTTCCAATGCAAATGATGAGGTCATTTATCACTGTAGTTCAAGAAAATTACCCGAATCGTCTTGGTGTATTGTTTGTTATCCGCCTTCCTCCAGTTGTCAGAGTTATTGCACAGACATTTCTTCAA GTTTTGAAACCATCAACAAAGCAGAAGTTACGTTTCGAGGGAGATTCATACAAGAAGACATTGGCAGAGTTCTTGCAGGTTGTGCCAGCGTTTCTGGGCGGTAAATGCAGCTGCCCACAATGTGAGAAGCCTCGTAATAGTTCAGTGATACAGGCTGGGGAAGGGAGCAAGAGCCAGCCTCGCTTGGTCAGCGTTGATGACGGATCGCCTGTCACAGACTTCGACTTCGATGAAGAAGAGATCCCATCAGCCTATAGCTGCGAGAACGCCATCAGGGCTGCAATAATTGGCCTGCTGATGATGTGCATCTTCGTTGCGTTTCTGGCTGGGATGAACGATCCCACATCTGTTTCGCCCAGTGCCCAGTGA